In the genome of Tropicibacter oceani, one region contains:
- a CDS encoding AbrB/MazE/SpoVT family DNA-binding domain-containing protein has protein sequence MIETRIRKVGNSAVMTLTTEMLTILDAKEGDTLFVVRGDDGSLKLLAHDPSVADALAAAEVVMDENRDMLQALA, from the coding sequence ATGATCGAAACAAGAATCCGCAAGGTCGGCAACTCTGCAGTGATGACCTTGACCACTGAGATGCTGACGATCCTTGATGCAAAGGAGGGGGACACTCTCTTTGTCGTGCGCGGCGACGACGGCAGTCTCAAGCTTTTGGCACACGACCCGTCAGTAGCAGACGCACTCGCCGCGGCTGAAGTCGTTATGGATGAGAACCGGGATATGCTGCAAGCGTTGGCATGA
- a CDS encoding TniQ family protein encodes MPHLMPHFAMDAFESALSFAARLAAFHTGGRLTAFLRDIGIAPMSLVSGEPDAIARLAEVSGVEQAELERNTPVRVGKRSYRLRGQVFPAEFFVRPKTACCLACLQSDDARGCKPAKVRRHQWHWALDVVRTCPEHGIAMLRLDKDFHDGELHELGYRAPAPGAALLAAIEAQPTRPVSPLQTYVIGRLKGHVGPAWLDSQPVDCVVRASELLGAVLAFGPKVDLQVMTDDQREEAGRAGYEVMAQGADAVRDCLHGIFDAFQHDSSKPGPQKIFGRLYTAMSGARTLGKHGALTDILRAVIFDRFALASGTEILGEALGERRLHTVSSLASEQGLDPRTLRKLLAARGLVPSEEQTHHAFDAEQGRAVAATMQRIVTVISLPKALGCARPLADQLIDDRLLAPLAGDGPDASGRTRKAVAQDAIDELLSRVAETAPLMSCAPDNYVPLAKAAEKAKCRAVDILHLLFGGHLRGAVRSEGEGLGALHVDPVEVKSLVRDLLTNISSAKAYAMLRIPAAAGWALVDRGVLPSVTVMPKQGTHVIHRFDAEEVAAVAETLISEARTLDMVGMGAQAFSRHMRNARVRPAFSAAEIGVNLYHRADTHRILGI; translated from the coding sequence ATGCCCCATCTCATGCCGCACTTTGCAATGGACGCCTTCGAGTCCGCTCTGTCCTTCGCCGCGCGCCTTGCGGCGTTCCACACCGGGGGCCGGTTGACGGCATTCCTGCGCGATATCGGGATCGCACCGATGTCGTTGGTGTCTGGTGAGCCCGACGCCATCGCACGGCTGGCTGAGGTGTCGGGTGTTGAACAAGCGGAGCTGGAGCGGAACACGCCTGTGCGCGTAGGGAAGCGATCCTATCGTTTGCGAGGGCAGGTGTTTCCGGCGGAATTCTTCGTTCGCCCAAAAACAGCGTGCTGTCTGGCTTGCCTGCAATCCGACGATGCGAGAGGCTGCAAGCCCGCCAAAGTGCGTCGGCATCAATGGCACTGGGCGTTGGACGTGGTCCGGACTTGCCCCGAGCACGGCATCGCTATGCTTCGCCTGGACAAAGATTTTCACGATGGCGAGCTCCATGAACTCGGTTACCGCGCTCCCGCACCGGGCGCGGCGTTGCTCGCCGCAATCGAAGCGCAGCCCACGCGCCCGGTTTCGCCGTTGCAAACTTATGTCATCGGCCGTCTCAAGGGGCATGTCGGCCCCGCGTGGCTGGATTCCCAGCCTGTCGATTGCGTGGTGCGCGCATCCGAATTGCTTGGCGCGGTGCTGGCCTTTGGACCCAAAGTAGACCTGCAGGTGATGACCGACGACCAGCGCGAAGAGGCCGGTCGCGCGGGTTATGAGGTCATGGCTCAGGGGGCGGACGCTGTACGCGACTGCTTGCATGGTATCTTCGACGCCTTCCAGCACGACAGCAGCAAGCCGGGCCCGCAGAAAATTTTTGGCCGCCTCTACACAGCCATGAGCGGTGCTCGCACGCTCGGCAAGCATGGCGCATTGACTGACATTCTGCGGGCGGTGATCTTTGACCGCTTCGCGCTGGCCTCTGGCACTGAGATCCTTGGCGAGGCCCTCGGCGAACGTCGCCTGCATACGGTATCCTCACTGGCCTCCGAGCAGGGCCTCGACCCGCGCACTCTGCGCAAGCTGTTGGCCGCACGCGGTCTCGTGCCGTCCGAAGAGCAGACACATCATGCTTTCGACGCTGAGCAGGGCCGCGCGGTTGCAGCGACCATGCAGCGTATCGTGACTGTCATCTCGCTGCCAAAGGCCCTTGGCTGCGCGCGCCCGTTGGCGGATCAGCTGATTGATGACCGCCTGCTCGCTCCGCTGGCGGGCGACGGCCCGGATGCTTCGGGCCGTACCCGCAAGGCCGTGGCCCAGGATGCAATCGACGAACTTCTGTCGCGCGTCGCAGAGACGGCTCCGCTCATGTCCTGTGCCCCGGACAACTATGTGCCGCTGGCGAAAGCCGCAGAGAAAGCCAAGTGCCGTGCCGTCGACATCCTGCATCTGCTTTTCGGCGGCCACCTTCGCGGCGCAGTGCGTTCTGAAGGGGAGGGGCTGGGAGCCCTTCACGTCGATCCGGTGGAGGTGAAATCGCTGGTCCGGGATCTTCTGACCAACATCTCCTCCGCCAAAGCATATGCGATGCTGCGCATCCCGGCCGCGGCAGGGTGGGCTCTGGTGGATCGGGGCGTGCTGCCTTCTGTGACGGTCATGCCGAAGCAGGGAACCCACGTCATTCATCGTTTCGATGCTGAGGAAGTTGCCGCAGTCGCGGAGACCCTGATCAGCGAAGCCCGCACCCTGGATATGGTCGGGATGGGCGCGCAGGCATTCTCTCGGCACATGCGCAACGCCCGGGTTCGGCCTGCGTTTTCAGCCGCCGAAATCGGTGTAAACCTCTACCACCGTGCCGACACACATCGCATCCTCGGCATTTAA
- a CDS encoding type II toxin-antitoxin system death-on-curing family toxin, with product MSRFTWVPIAAVTIIHDRQIARHGGASGLRDQALLEMGCARAMNLAAYTDAGLAEVAAAYAFGIAKAHAFVDGNKRTAFVTAITFLRMNGFTFRPDPVDGVRAMEGLASGDVTEAEFAEWLSVGVSPLD from the coding sequence ATGAGCCGGTTTACTTGGGTTCCCATCGCTGCAGTGACGATCATCCATGACCGGCAAATTGCTCGCCATGGAGGTGCGTCAGGTCTGCGGGATCAGGCGCTGCTGGAGATGGGTTGCGCACGGGCGATGAACTTAGCGGCTTACACTGACGCCGGTCTCGCCGAGGTCGCGGCAGCTTATGCGTTCGGAATTGCAAAAGCGCATGCATTCGTCGACGGGAACAAGCGGACAGCTTTCGTCACCGCAATCACGTTCCTACGAATGAATGGTTTCACATTCCGGCCAGACCCAGTCGACGGTGTGCGCGCGATGGAAGGCTTGGCATCCGGAGACGTGACCGAAGCTGAATTTGCCGAATGGCTTTCTGTCGGCGTGTCGCCGCTCGACTGA
- a CDS encoding TniB family NTP-binding protein, producing MCFDQTSPCHDLGQELRDAYIASGRDEQFGLVFDGLLRTDGDGQVLPMPRHFTDTQETRGVMVVAKSGAGKTRMISRALARHPALQPDETRLRPWIMARVPSPATTKGLGIAILEATDYPCSGTKRVEREIWSMVRHRLAELGTIALWIDEAQDLFGKKDASETRNILNLLKAQMQGEGSVIVILSGVEELQQIAATDRQITRRFKKMHLQDISAGTDNAMLRGIVESYCRKAGLGAPTFADELLGRMVHAAQSRLGQFIENLLNAIEIALDEGATALDRGHFIEAHAAETGCTPTDNVYMSSNWSRVDLDRVPAL from the coding sequence ATGTGCTTTGACCAAACCTCTCCCTGCCATGATCTCGGCCAGGAACTGCGCGATGCGTACATCGCTTCCGGCCGCGACGAACAGTTCGGACTTGTCTTCGACGGTCTCCTGCGTACCGACGGGGACGGCCAAGTCCTGCCGATGCCGCGCCACTTCACCGACACGCAGGAAACCCGTGGTGTCATGGTTGTCGCGAAATCCGGTGCTGGTAAGACGCGGATGATCAGCCGCGCCTTGGCACGCCATCCGGCGCTGCAGCCGGACGAGACCCGCCTCCGTCCTTGGATCATGGCGCGGGTGCCCAGCCCTGCAACCACGAAGGGCCTTGGCATCGCGATCCTCGAAGCTACGGACTATCCGTGCTCAGGAACGAAGCGCGTCGAGCGCGAAATCTGGAGCATGGTGCGGCACCGCCTCGCCGAACTTGGCACGATCGCACTATGGATCGACGAGGCGCAGGATCTTTTTGGCAAGAAAGATGCGAGCGAGACCCGCAACATCCTCAATTTGCTGAAAGCCCAGATGCAGGGCGAAGGTTCAGTCATCGTCATCCTCAGCGGCGTCGAAGAGTTGCAACAGATCGCTGCAACGGACCGTCAGATCACGCGACGCTTCAAGAAAATGCACCTGCAGGACATCAGCGCCGGGACAGACAACGCCATGCTGCGCGGTATCGTCGAGAGTTACTGCCGCAAGGCTGGCCTGGGTGCGCCCACGTTTGCCGACGAACTGCTCGGTCGAATGGTTCATGCGGCTCAGTCGCGCTTGGGGCAGTTCATCGAAAACCTGCTGAATGCGATCGAGATCGCGCTCGACGAAGGCGCAACCGCTTTGGATCGCGGACATTTCATCGAAGCGCACGCTGCCGAGACCGGCTGTACGCCGACAGACAACGTCTACATGAGTAGCAATTGGTCGCGCGTCGACTTGGACCGCGTTCCCGCACTCTGA
- a CDS encoding Mu transposase C-terminal domain-containing protein codes for MLDFLPSNITPKYALEIGDEVILDRNSWVVRDVREDRFIFVQKFGSQLAQEFTSANLALHIAKGTMQHIPCRPVHMSSRTTDLAIAEFLASRTAEEHKSAERREALVLAMQQLHREKKLKYTDESIAAAKNEIRALATDFYGRVIDGDTLTPEWHSPRTLRRWLKAYDIGGLTALYDDRRARGFRAPRFTAEVNALLQPIIIGYMSPTQPTKATVWENVKSAFRLENARREAAGEPLLDMPSRETVRQRIDALDPFEVMVHRNGIQAARRAFAPVGQGLDIYRPLQRVEIDELRIDLMTYLKTSGLLNHMTIEEIKALGLHGKKAVRVLVTVAVDVATRCIVGMKMSLEGSSDSALQCVEMIHEDKGIYADAIGAFSPWHMHGKPGVIVTDCAKYNISGRTKQAIAALAGNLEHCPAGEPAMKGTIERIFQILATKLLPRFSGRTFSDVVQKAGNDPQETAALTIEELCAVLVRWVVDIYHRTPHRGLGGETPLDAWNRMVAQYGVTPSADKSARRIAFGKEETRDPQRNGLTVMQIPYHDERLAAYFMHKKKRALRLRWHPNDLGTISVELDGDWVDVKAVPAWAQGLKAAIWEKTLRELSARRRRGEEVSGLIVARAIAEITALHADAMRREGILVETWTEERLRRVEETAIGFADFGDTEAKPANEGDMLAGGYGISLSTAGAHTKADLDVVEHSAEPPLDISETMSAETTPDSFSVPEPSNAHPLRRRSRRSAAEKSGDADDGFTFED; via the coding sequence ATGCTCGATTTCCTGCCCAGCAATATCACTCCCAAGTACGCCCTGGAAATCGGTGACGAGGTTATCCTCGACCGCAATTCGTGGGTCGTGCGTGACGTTCGAGAAGACCGTTTCATCTTTGTCCAGAAATTTGGCAGCCAGCTTGCGCAGGAGTTCACCAGCGCCAACCTGGCGCTGCATATCGCCAAGGGAACGATGCAACACATCCCGTGTCGCCCGGTCCATATGTCATCCAGAACGACGGATCTGGCCATTGCCGAGTTTCTCGCCTCGCGAACGGCAGAGGAACATAAATCGGCAGAGCGTCGAGAAGCGTTGGTGCTCGCCATGCAGCAGCTGCATCGCGAGAAGAAACTGAAGTACACCGACGAATCCATTGCGGCTGCAAAGAATGAAATTCGTGCGCTGGCCACGGATTTCTACGGACGAGTCATCGATGGCGACACCCTCACGCCTGAGTGGCACAGTCCCAGGACCCTACGGCGCTGGTTGAAGGCATACGATATTGGCGGCCTGACCGCACTCTATGACGATCGCCGGGCCCGTGGCTTCCGCGCACCGCGCTTCACTGCCGAAGTCAACGCGTTGCTTCAGCCGATCATCATCGGCTACATGTCTCCGACCCAACCGACCAAAGCCACCGTTTGGGAAAACGTGAAATCGGCATTCCGTTTGGAGAACGCGCGACGCGAAGCTGCTGGCGAACCCCTGCTGGATATGCCGTCGCGGGAAACGGTACGACAGCGGATCGATGCGCTCGATCCGTTCGAGGTGATGGTGCATCGAAACGGCATTCAAGCCGCGCGCCGTGCTTTCGCGCCGGTCGGTCAGGGGCTCGACATCTACCGTCCATTGCAGCGGGTCGAGATCGATGAATTGCGCATTGACCTGATGACGTACTTGAAGACCTCCGGTCTGCTCAATCATATGACGATTGAGGAAATCAAGGCTCTCGGTCTTCATGGCAAAAAGGCCGTTCGCGTCCTCGTGACCGTCGCAGTCGACGTCGCTACCCGCTGTATCGTCGGCATGAAGATGTCGCTCGAAGGCAGCAGTGACAGCGCCCTTCAATGTGTCGAGATGATCCACGAAGACAAGGGCATCTACGCTGACGCAATTGGTGCGTTCAGCCCCTGGCACATGCACGGGAAGCCCGGTGTCATCGTGACCGATTGTGCGAAGTACAATATTTCCGGCAGGACAAAACAAGCTATCGCTGCGCTTGCTGGCAATCTCGAGCATTGTCCGGCTGGAGAACCCGCGATGAAGGGGACCATCGAGCGCATTTTTCAAATATTGGCAACGAAACTGCTGCCGCGTTTCAGTGGACGGACGTTCAGCGATGTGGTGCAGAAGGCCGGGAATGACCCGCAAGAGACAGCGGCACTGACCATTGAGGAGCTGTGCGCCGTGCTCGTCCGCTGGGTCGTCGACATTTATCATCGTACGCCGCATCGCGGACTGGGCGGAGAGACACCGCTCGACGCATGGAACCGCATGGTCGCGCAGTACGGCGTTACGCCGTCCGCTGACAAATCGGCGCGCAGGATCGCATTTGGTAAGGAAGAGACCCGCGATCCGCAGCGCAATGGTCTGACCGTGATGCAAATTCCTTATCATGACGAGCGCCTTGCCGCGTATTTCATGCACAAGAAAAAAAGAGCTCTCCGCCTGCGCTGGCATCCCAACGATCTTGGTACGATTTCTGTGGAACTCGACGGAGATTGGGTCGACGTGAAGGCAGTTCCGGCATGGGCGCAGGGGTTGAAAGCAGCGATCTGGGAGAAGACTCTGCGCGAGCTTTCCGCCCGACGGAGGCGTGGTGAGGAGGTATCGGGCCTCATCGTCGCGAGGGCCATTGCGGAAATCACTGCGCTGCATGCTGATGCCATGCGGCGTGAGGGCATCCTGGTCGAGACCTGGACCGAGGAGCGTCTCCGCAGGGTCGAGGAAACTGCCATCGGCTTTGCCGACTTCGGCGATACCGAGGCGAAGCCCGCGAACGAAGGCGACATGCTGGCTGGTGGTTACGGCATATCTCTGAGCACTGCCGGTGCGCACACGAAGGCCGACCTTGACGTGGTGGAGCACTCTGCGGAACCGCCGCTTGATATTTCGGAAACCATGTCTGCCGAAACCACCCCGGACTCTTTTTCCGTACCGGAGCCTTCGAACGCACATCCACTTCGTCGACGGAGCAGACGCAGTGCAGCTGAAAAGTCCGGCGATGCTGATGATGGATTCACTTTCGAGGACTGA